In Ornithinibacter aureus, the genomic stretch CCACGCCCAAGCGCAAGGTCCAGGAGGCCGCACGTCGGCAGCCGCTCGTCGTCGCTGACCGCAAGCAGGCCAAGAAGCTCGACCGCGCCAAGCGCAACGAGCAGATGTACAAGACGCGCCAGGCGATGCTCACGGGTGATGAGTCCGGGCTGCCGGCCCGTGACAAGGGCCCGGTGCGCCGCTACATCCGCGACTACATCGATGCCCGGTGGAACCTCGCCGAGTTCATGCTGCCGTTGATGCTCATCGTGCTGGCGCTCAGCTTCCTGCGCACGAACGAGATCCTCTTCTTCG encodes the following:
- a CDS encoding DUF3043 domain-containing protein, yielding MFGRNKTTNEQLTDEALHPAREGAKNRPTPKRKVQEAARRQPLVVADRKQAKKLDRAKRNEQMYKTRQAMLTGDESGLPARDKGPVRRYIRDYIDARWNLAEFMLPLMLIVLALSFLRTNEILFFVTILTYAILLTAIVDTVLMWRGLRKRLTAKFGEEAAKAKGNGMYAAMRAFQLRRSRMPRALVKRGQYPA